From Cydia fagiglandana chromosome 6, ilCydFagi1.1, whole genome shotgun sequence, the proteins below share one genomic window:
- the LOC134665434 gene encoding uncharacterized protein LOC134665434, with protein sequence MKLYIVLLVAVFIADKASCGVIEGAYDKVSNTTQAVKEDVYSWWSYGVDKVMGESEDASKAAHPADEDQSSLIGKFYNKVKGGVSSGYMKVHNFILGEDSDPNKTIIRTLYERALKRLSDIKSYIFGDHHPADKPESHKIEESVKEEVLKLLFSNNTHIFDTESEKSALESLRSKLTKTGDEVLSLANDEKDVIRKAYESVRHKSDELMSNADNMKTKMSENIDKTQEFIRDESKKFNEAAQNVGEEVKKAGNDIEKRLQSE encoded by the coding sequence ATGAAGCTTTATATTGTGTTATTAGTGGCAGTATTCATTGCGGATAAAGCAAGCTGTGGCGTCATCGAAGGGGCTTACGACAAAGTTTCAAATACGACACAAGCAGTGAAAGAAGATGTCTATAGTTGGTGGTCTTACGGTGTAGACAAAGTCATGGGAGAATCAGAAGACGCAAGCAAAGCTGCTCATCCAGCTGATGAAGATCAAAGCAGCTTAATTGGTAAATTCTACAATAAGGTCAAAGGAGGCGTTTCTTCCGGATACATGAAGGTACACAATTTCATTCTCGGAGAAGATAGTGACCCTAACAAAACTATTATAAGAACTTTATACGAAAGAGCCCTGAAAAGACTATCAGATATTAAATCATATATCTTTGGAGATCATCATCCCGCTGATAAACCTGAATCACAtaagattgaagaatcggttAAAGAAGAAGttctaaaattattattttctaacaatacacatatttttgacactgaaAGTGAAAAATCCGCTCTTGAATCGTTGAGAAGTAAACTAACTAAAACTGGGGATGAAGTATTAAGCTTAGCGAATGACGAAAAAGATGTGATAAGAAAGGCGTATGAAAGTGTTCGTCACAAATCAGACGAACTTATGTCAAACGCAGACAATATGAAGACTAAAATGAGTGAAAACATTGATAAAACGCAAGAATTCATTCGAGACGAATCGAAGAAATTCAATGAAGCTGCTCAAAATGTTGGTGAAGAAGTGAAGAAGGCAGGTAATGACATTGAAAAGAGACTGCAAAGTGAGTGA